The following proteins come from a genomic window of Cronobacter muytjensii ATCC 51329:
- the yczE gene encoding membrane protein YczE, with product MWRRLLQLYVGLALYGVSTAMFVRADLGTDPWNVFHLGVARLLSLNIGLVIIGVGALVLLLWVPLRQKPGLGTISNVIMIGLAADAALAVLPAASSLAVRSGLLAAAVVVNALATGMYIGAGFGAGPRDGLMTGINARTGWSVRSVRTAIEVSVLLAGWAMGGSLGIGTVVYALTIGPLIQLCLPWFQAKRVKRAAPGAAAIEKG from the coding sequence ATGTGGCGTCGTTTACTTCAGCTGTATGTCGGGCTTGCGTTGTATGGCGTGTCTACCGCGATGTTCGTGCGGGCCGATCTCGGCACCGATCCGTGGAACGTGTTTCATCTGGGCGTCGCGCGGTTGCTGTCGCTGAATATCGGCCTGGTGATTATCGGCGTCGGGGCGCTGGTGCTGCTGCTGTGGGTGCCGCTGCGCCAGAAGCCCGGGCTTGGCACTATCAGTAATGTCATCATGATTGGGCTTGCGGCGGACGCGGCGCTGGCCGTGTTGCCCGCAGCCTCCTCGCTGGCGGTGCGCAGCGGGCTGCTGGCGGCGGCTGTCGTGGTGAATGCGCTCGCGACTGGCATGTATATCGGCGCGGGCTTCGGCGCGGGGCCGCGCGATGGTCTGATGACCGGCATCAATGCCCGCACCGGCTGGTCGGTGCGCAGCGTGCGAACCGCGATTGAAGTGTCGGTATTGCTGGCGGGCTGGGCGATGGGCGGCTCGCTCGGCATCGGCACGGTGGTTTACGCGCTGACAATCGGGCCGCTTATCCAGCTCTGCCTGCCGTGGTTTCAGGCAAAGCGCGTAAAGCGCGCCGCGCCAGGCGCCGCGGCGATTGAGAAAGGTTGA
- the tesB gene encoding acyl-CoA thioesterase II produces the protein MSQALSNLLALLNLEKIEEGLFRGQSEDLGLRQVFGGQVVGQALYAAKATVPEERLVHSFHSYFLRPGDSQKPIVYDVEVLRDGNSFSARRVAAIQHGKPIFYMTASFQAPESGFEHQKTMPPAPSPDGLKSETDIARSLAHLLPPQAKEKFLCDKPLEIRPVEFHNPLKGHVAKPERQVWLRANGQMPDDIRVHQSLLGYASDFNFLPVALQPHGVGFLEPGMQVATIDHSMWFHRPVDMNEWLLYSVESTSASSARGFVRGEFYTQDGVLVASTVQEGVMRKRG, from the coding sequence ATGAGTCAGGCGCTGAGCAACTTACTGGCGTTATTAAATCTGGAAAAAATAGAAGAAGGGCTCTTTCGCGGCCAAAGCGAAGATCTCGGGTTACGGCAGGTGTTCGGCGGTCAGGTCGTCGGCCAGGCGCTTTACGCCGCCAAAGCGACTGTGCCGGAAGAGCGGCTGGTGCACTCTTTTCATAGCTATTTTCTGCGCCCCGGCGACAGCCAGAAGCCTATTGTGTATGACGTGGAAGTGTTGCGCGACGGCAACAGCTTCAGCGCCCGGCGGGTGGCGGCTATCCAGCACGGCAAGCCGATTTTCTATATGACCGCCTCGTTCCAGGCACCCGAAAGCGGCTTCGAGCATCAGAAAACCATGCCGCCTGCGCCCTCGCCTGACGGCCTGAAATCGGAAACCGATATCGCCCGCTCGCTGGCGCACCTCCTGCCGCCGCAGGCGAAAGAAAAGTTTCTGTGCGACAAACCGCTGGAAATTCGCCCGGTAGAGTTTCATAACCCGCTTAAAGGCCATGTGGCGAAGCCGGAGCGTCAGGTGTGGCTGCGCGCCAACGGCCAGATGCCGGACGATATCCGGGTGCACCAGTCGCTGCTCGGTTACGCCTCGGATTTCAATTTCCTGCCGGTGGCGTTACAGCCGCACGGCGTCGGTTTCCTGGAGCCGGGGATGCAGGTGGCGACCATCGACCATTCCATGTGGTTCCACCGCCCGGTTGATATGAACGAGTGGCTGCTTTACAGCGTGGAGAGCACGTCCGCCTCCAGCGCCCGTGGGTTTGTACGCGGCGAGTTTTATACCCAGGACGGCGTCCTTGTCGCCTCGACCGTGCAGGAAGGCGTGATGAGAAAGCGCGGGTAA
- the yczR gene encoding MocR-like transcription factor YczR — protein MNTRRTGAASLLRLLGRWQQEHARLPVYRQLAQALRLVILDGRLPLASRLPGERELAGALGVSRTTVASALGLLRDEGFLISRHGAGSAIALPAGSASVPTLTGSGGALDLSTAALSAGPEVLEACQRAVAQLPDYLGHTGYDPHGLLRLREIIAARYNARGLPTSADQVMLVNGAVSGFALILRLLTGPGDRVVVDNPTYPLAIAAIRGASCRPVPVSLTAQGWDADGLAATFAQTSPRLAYLIPDYHNPTGSCMDAATRERVAAAAAACRTTLVVDETMVDLWYENAPPSPLAAFSGQDDVITLGSAGKSFWGGLRLGWIRASARTIASLVQMRDTLDLGSPLLEQLAVATLIEESSRFLPPRRAALKARRDACLDAMQRYFPQWRSPLPQGGLSFWVELPRPLATRFAASAEGLGIHLGAGNRFGVDGAFERYLRMPFTLETERLEEAFSRLQPLWQQLMETRATTARGLV, from the coding sequence ATGAATACGCGTCGCACCGGCGCGGCCTCGCTGCTGCGCCTGCTTGGTCGCTGGCAGCAGGAGCACGCCCGCCTGCCGGTTTATCGTCAGCTGGCGCAGGCCCTGCGGCTGGTCATTCTTGACGGGCGCCTGCCCCTCGCCAGCCGGCTGCCGGGCGAGCGTGAACTGGCGGGCGCGCTTGGCGTCAGCCGCACCACGGTCGCCAGCGCGCTGGGGCTGCTGCGCGATGAAGGCTTTTTAATAAGCCGCCACGGCGCGGGCTCCGCCATCGCTCTGCCGGCTGGCAGCGCTTCAGTGCCGACGCTAACCGGCAGCGGCGGCGCGCTCGATCTCTCCACCGCCGCGCTGAGCGCAGGCCCGGAAGTGCTGGAAGCCTGCCAGCGCGCCGTCGCGCAGCTGCCGGACTACCTTGGCCATACCGGTTACGATCCGCACGGGCTGCTGCGCCTGCGCGAAATTATCGCCGCCCGCTACAACGCGCGTGGCCTGCCTACCAGCGCCGATCAGGTGATGCTGGTCAACGGCGCGGTGAGCGGTTTCGCGCTCATCCTGCGGCTGCTGACCGGCCCCGGTGACCGGGTAGTGGTCGATAACCCCACTTACCCGCTTGCCATCGCCGCTATTCGCGGCGCGTCGTGCCGCCCGGTGCCGGTATCGCTGACCGCACAAGGATGGGACGCGGACGGGCTGGCGGCCACATTCGCCCAGACGTCGCCGCGCCTCGCGTATCTTATTCCGGATTATCACAACCCAACCGGCAGTTGCATGGACGCGGCGACCCGCGAGCGCGTGGCGGCGGCGGCGGCGGCCTGCCGTACGACGCTGGTAGTGGATGAAACCATGGTCGACCTCTGGTATGAAAACGCCCCGCCGTCGCCGCTTGCCGCATTCAGCGGGCAGGATGACGTCATTACGCTCGGGTCGGCGGGTAAAAGCTTCTGGGGCGGACTGCGGCTCGGCTGGATACGCGCCAGCGCGCGCACTATCGCCTCGCTGGTACAGATGCGCGACACGCTCGATCTCGGCTCGCCGTTACTGGAGCAACTCGCCGTCGCCACGCTTATTGAGGAGTCATCGCGCTTTTTGCCGCCGCGCCGTGCGGCGTTAAAAGCGCGCCGCGACGCCTGTCTCGACGCCATGCAACGCTATTTTCCGCAGTGGCGCAGCCCGCTGCCGCAAGGAGGATTATCGTTCTGGGTTGAGTTACCGCGCCCGCTGGCGACGCGTTTTGCCGCCAGCGCCGAAGGGCTTGGCATTCATCTTGGCGCAGGTAACCGGTTCGGCGTGGATGGCGCGTTCGAGCGTTATCTGCGTATGCCGTTTACGCTGGAGACCGAACGGCTGGAAGAGGCGTTCAGCCGGTTGCAGCCGCTCTGGCAGCAGTTAATGGAGACGCGCGCGACGACCGCCCGCGGCCTGGTGTAG
- the amtB gene encoding ammonium transporter AmtB has translation MKHTALKSGFGLLALLPGFALAAPAVADKADNAFMMISTALVLFMTIPGLALFYGGLIRAKNVLSMLTQISVAFALVCVLWVVYGYSLAFGAGGSFFGNVDWIMLKGIKITDLMGSFYQYIHVAFQGSFACITVGLIVGALAERIRFSAVVIFVVVWLTFSYVPIAHMVWGGGLLASHGALDFAGGTVVHINAAVAGLVGAYLVGKRVGFGKEAFKPHNLPMVFTGTAILYFGWFGFNAGSASAANEIAGLAFVNTVVATAAAILAWVFGEWALRGKPSLLGACSGAIAGLVGVTPACGYIGVGGSLIVGIAAGLAGLWGVTMLKRWLRVDDPCDVFGVHGVCGIVGCILTGIFASTSLGGVGYAEGVTMGHQVLVQLESIAITVVWSGVVAFIAYKVADMTVGLRVSEEQEREGLDVNSHGENAYNA, from the coding sequence ATGAAACACACAGCCCTCAAATCTGGTTTCGGCCTGCTTGCTCTGCTGCCCGGCTTCGCGCTGGCGGCGCCTGCGGTGGCGGATAAAGCCGATAACGCCTTTATGATGATAAGCACCGCGCTGGTGCTGTTTATGACAATCCCCGGCCTTGCGCTCTTTTACGGCGGTCTGATCCGCGCGAAAAATGTGTTGTCGATGCTGACGCAGATCTCCGTCGCTTTTGCGCTGGTGTGCGTGCTCTGGGTGGTATACGGCTATTCGCTGGCGTTTGGCGCTGGCGGCAGCTTTTTCGGCAATGTCGACTGGATCATGCTGAAAGGCATCAAAATTACGGATCTGATGGGCAGCTTCTATCAGTACATCCACGTCGCCTTCCAGGGGTCGTTTGCGTGCATTACCGTGGGGCTTATCGTCGGCGCGCTGGCGGAACGTATTCGCTTCTCGGCGGTGGTGATTTTCGTGGTGGTGTGGCTGACGTTCTCTTACGTGCCGATTGCGCACATGGTGTGGGGCGGCGGTCTGCTGGCCTCTCATGGCGCGCTGGATTTCGCGGGCGGTACCGTGGTGCATATTAACGCGGCGGTGGCGGGCCTGGTGGGCGCGTATCTGGTTGGCAAACGTGTCGGTTTCGGCAAAGAGGCATTCAAACCGCATAACCTGCCGATGGTCTTTACCGGCACCGCAATCCTCTATTTCGGCTGGTTCGGCTTTAACGCCGGCTCCGCCAGCGCCGCGAACGAAATCGCCGGTCTGGCCTTTGTGAATACCGTTGTTGCGACGGCGGCGGCCATCCTTGCCTGGGTGTTTGGCGAATGGGCGCTGCGCGGCAAGCCTTCTCTGCTGGGCGCATGCTCCGGCGCTATCGCCGGGCTGGTCGGCGTGACGCCTGCATGTGGTTATATCGGCGTCGGCGGTTCGCTGATTGTCGGTATCGCGGCGGGCCTTGCGGGTCTGTGGGGCGTGACCATGCTGAAGCGCTGGCTGCGCGTTGATGACCCGTGCGATGTGTTCGGCGTACATGGCGTCTGCGGCATCGTAGGTTGTATCCTCACCGGTATCTTCGCCTCCACGTCGCTCGGTGGCGTCGGTTACGCCGAGGGTGTGACGATGGGCCATCAGGTGCTGGTGCAGCTTGAAAGTATCGCCATTACCGTGGTGTGGTCTGGCGTGGTGGCGTTTATCGCCTACAAAGTGGCGGACATGACCGTTGGGCTGCGCGTCTCTGAAGAGCAGGAGCGCGAAGGTCTGGACGTGAACAGCCACGGCGAGAACGCGTACAACGCCTGA
- the glnK gene encoding P-II family nitrogen regulator has translation MKLVTVVIKPFKLEDVREALSTIGIQGLTVTEVKGFGRQKGHAELYRGAEYSVNFLPKVKIDVAIADDQLDEVIDVVSKAAWTGKIGDGKIFVAELQRVIRIRTGEADEAAL, from the coding sequence ATGAAGCTGGTTACCGTGGTAATCAAACCGTTCAAACTGGAAGACGTGCGTGAAGCACTTTCCACCATTGGCATTCAGGGCCTTACCGTCACTGAGGTGAAAGGGTTCGGGCGTCAGAAGGGCCATGCCGAGCTTTACCGCGGCGCCGAGTACAGCGTGAATTTTCTGCCCAAAGTAAAAATCGACGTGGCGATCGCCGACGATCAGCTTGATGAAGTGATCGACGTGGTCAGCAAAGCCGCGTGGACCGGTAAAATTGGCGACGGCAAAATTTTCGTCGCCGAACTGCAACGCGTGATTCGTATTCGTACCGGCGAAGCCGACGAAGCGGCACTCTGA
- a CDS encoding EAL domain-containing protein, with product MTIAKLIRVVTAVLLLSVLLPVAFSFWLARHQAEEHFMMELDAYTERTLIRTDTIMQQAKAALTQINRFDGEACSETHLQAMRRTSFVFRHVQEVVYLQDMTPLCSSLVGRSISKPLPTPTWVSESSYPIWFSAQNDLGMPTPMIMIGRMPHMVLIDPYSFIDLIPFSAWPINTTIIGLQRNRILASSSPFDISVWRKARESGAEKIEYRGNIYLIRMKPRSGIAVVAWASRAPQTAEIRKLQLIWLPAGILISLAAAFYLLRLLRRLQSPRYRLQDGINNNELVMHYQPIIRLADGKPIGAEALIRWPQPDGSMLTPDIFIPLAEQTGLIGPLTRQIVYNVLHDLGDWLRAHPQQHISINISAFDLHEPQFVDMFSEALAQHGIPPCQLALEITERGFADPSLSGPVIERLRAAGHEIYIDDFGTGYSSLSYLEDLNVDILKIDKSFVDALEYKTVTPHIIEMAKTLKLEMVAEGVENESQAQWLREHGVQYAQGWLYSKALPAEAFIAWCKAHGVR from the coding sequence GTGACCATTGCAAAACTGATAAGGGTAGTAACAGCCGTGCTGTTGCTCAGCGTTCTGCTGCCCGTCGCTTTCAGTTTCTGGCTCGCCCGCCACCAGGCCGAAGAGCACTTTATGATGGAGCTCGACGCCTACACGGAACGCACGCTGATCCGCACCGACACCATTATGCAACAGGCGAAAGCGGCGCTGACGCAAATCAATCGCTTCGACGGCGAGGCATGCAGCGAGACGCATCTGCAAGCGATGCGCCGCACGTCGTTCGTGTTCCGCCACGTTCAGGAAGTGGTTTACCTGCAGGATATGACGCCGCTCTGTTCATCGCTGGTGGGCCGCAGTATCTCAAAACCGCTGCCGACGCCGACATGGGTCAGCGAATCCAGTTACCCCATCTGGTTTAGCGCGCAAAACGATCTCGGCATGCCGACGCCCATGATCATGATCGGTCGGATGCCACATATGGTTCTGATCGACCCCTACTCGTTTATCGATCTCATCCCGTTCAGCGCCTGGCCCATCAACACGACGATTATCGGGTTACAGCGCAACCGGATCCTCGCCAGCAGCAGCCCGTTTGACATCTCCGTCTGGCGTAAAGCGCGTGAAAGCGGCGCCGAAAAAATCGAGTACCGCGGCAATATTTACCTGATACGCATGAAGCCGCGCTCCGGGATTGCCGTGGTGGCCTGGGCGTCGCGGGCGCCGCAGACGGCGGAGATCCGCAAGCTCCAGCTCATCTGGCTGCCGGCCGGGATTTTAATCAGCTTGGCGGCGGCGTTTTACCTGCTGCGCCTGTTACGGCGTTTACAGTCCCCGCGCTATCGCCTGCAGGACGGCATTAACAACAATGAACTGGTGATGCACTACCAGCCGATTATTCGCCTGGCGGACGGCAAGCCCATTGGCGCCGAGGCGCTGATCCGCTGGCCCCAGCCGGACGGCAGTATGCTGACGCCGGATATTTTCATTCCGCTCGCCGAACAGACCGGGCTTATCGGCCCGCTGACGCGCCAGATTGTCTACAACGTTCTGCACGATCTCGGCGACTGGCTGCGCGCGCACCCGCAACAGCACATCTCAATTAACATTTCCGCCTTCGATCTGCATGAGCCGCAGTTCGTTGATATGTTCAGCGAGGCGCTGGCGCAGCATGGTATCCCACCGTGCCAGCTGGCGCTGGAAATTACCGAGCGCGGCTTTGCCGACCCGAGCTTAAGCGGCCCTGTGATTGAGCGGCTACGCGCGGCGGGTCATGAGATTTACATCGATGATTTCGGGACCGGTTACTCCAGCCTGAGTTATCTCGAAGATCTGAACGTCGATATCCTGAAAATCGATAAATCGTTTGTCGACGCGCTGGAGTACAAAACGGTCACGCCGCACATCATCGAAATGGCGAAAACGCTGAAGCTGGAGATGGTGGCCGAAGGCGTGGAAAACGAAAGCCAGGCGCAGTGGTTGCGCGAACACGGCGTGCAGTACGCCCAGGGCTGGCTTTACAGTAAAGCGCTGCCCGCCGAGGCATTTATCGCCTGGTGTAAAGCGCACGGCGTCAGGTAA
- a CDS encoding YbaY family lipoprotein — protein sequence MKLVHMLSGLAVAVALAGCAQDKSADIAVPAPNPNTSGVATKPVIKQPNVSGTVWIRQKVALPPDAVLTVTLSDATQANAPSKVISQKVVRTEGKQAPFSFVLPFNPSDIQPNARILLSAAITVDDKLVFITDRVQPAVNDGGKKIDLTLVPVQQTAVPVQAGGGAVTTVPSTSPTQVTPSAAVPAPTTY from the coding sequence ATGAAACTCGTGCACATGTTAAGTGGTTTAGCCGTTGCCGTTGCGCTGGCTGGTTGCGCGCAGGATAAAAGTGCCGATATCGCCGTTCCCGCGCCGAACCCGAATACTTCTGGCGTCGCGACGAAGCCGGTGATTAAGCAGCCGAACGTGTCCGGGACAGTCTGGATCCGCCAGAAAGTGGCGCTGCCGCCGGATGCGGTGCTGACCGTGACCCTGTCGGACGCGACCCAGGCGAACGCGCCGTCTAAAGTCATTTCGCAGAAAGTGGTGCGTACAGAAGGCAAACAGGCCCCGTTCAGCTTCGTACTGCCGTTTAATCCATCCGATATTCAGCCGAATGCCCGCATTCTGCTGAGTGCCGCGATTACGGTTGACGATAAGCTGGTGTTCATCACCGACCGCGTACAGCCGGCGGTGAACGATGGCGGCAAGAAAATCGACCTGACCCTGGTGCCGGTGCAGCAGACCGCCGTGCCGGTACAGGCTGGCGGCGGCGCGGTCACAACCGTACCGTCTACCTCGCCGACGCAGGTCACGCCGTCCGCCGCCGTTCCGGCGCCGACGACGTACTAA
- a CDS encoding methionine ABC transporter permease: MSFDDLWPLLAQGTLETLYMVGLAALFTVLIGLPVGVMLFITRRDGVLPQPRLNRLLGGVINIGRSLPFIVLLIALIPLTRLIIGTTLGSTAAVVPITIGAFPFFARVVENALDEVDKGRAEAIIAMGGNAWHVISKALLPEALPALLAGVTLTVVMLIGFSSMAGVIGGGGLGDLAIRYGYQRFNNEVMAATVVILVALVQGVQTLGDRLVRRLAHRR, from the coding sequence ATGAGTTTTGACGATCTCTGGCCGCTACTGGCGCAGGGAACTCTGGAGACGCTCTATATGGTTGGGCTGGCGGCGCTCTTTACGGTGCTTATCGGCCTGCCGGTCGGCGTGATGCTGTTTATCACCCGGCGCGACGGCGTGCTCCCTCAGCCCCGGCTTAACCGTCTGCTGGGCGGGGTCATTAACATCGGGCGATCGCTGCCGTTTATCGTGCTGCTGATTGCGCTGATCCCGCTGACGCGCCTGATTATCGGCACCACGCTCGGCAGTACCGCCGCCGTAGTGCCCATTACTATCGGGGCGTTTCCCTTTTTCGCGCGCGTGGTGGAAAACGCGCTTGATGAGGTGGACAAAGGACGCGCCGAAGCGATCATCGCGATGGGCGGCAACGCCTGGCATGTGATCAGCAAAGCGCTGCTGCCGGAGGCGCTGCCTGCGCTGCTGGCAGGCGTCACGCTTACAGTGGTGATGCTGATAGGCTTTTCCTCAATGGCGGGCGTGATTGGCGGCGGCGGGCTTGGCGACCTCGCGATCCGCTACGGCTATCAGCGCTTCAATAATGAAGTGATGGCCGCCACGGTGGTGATTCTGGTGGCGCTGGTGCAGGGCGTGCAAACGCTCGGCGATCGGCTGGTGCGCCGCCTCGCGCACCGCCGCTAA
- a CDS encoding GNAT family N-acetyltransferase, with product MSNKESLRALPAIHWSSEALAAMLCRCFDGYLVPFQLDGATFAQRFGAENVCLNASRIWLEGDNIVALALIARRGWRSRLAAFAIHPAWRGKGVGKMLMMQLLDEAHERGEKSMTLEVIVGNDAGQGLYERVGFACERTLVGFQAHSPATFVDTQALMPCDPHEVARRIAAQADDLPWLVSPETAQALPGTGFSLDDRAFAIVATCYAQPQLRALWVAPAARHEGRARRLLSLLHERFPGLMTPVAVEQRLAPLFEQSGFRIQPVRQYEMRHSLT from the coding sequence ATGTCGAATAAGGAATCACTGCGTGCGCTGCCCGCAATCCACTGGAGCAGCGAGGCGCTGGCCGCCATGCTGTGCCGCTGCTTTGATGGTTATCTGGTGCCGTTCCAGCTGGATGGCGCCACCTTCGCTCAACGTTTCGGCGCGGAGAATGTCTGCCTGAACGCGAGCCGCATCTGGCTTGAGGGCGATAACATCGTCGCGCTGGCATTGATTGCACGGCGCGGCTGGCGCAGCCGCCTGGCCGCGTTCGCCATTCACCCGGCGTGGCGCGGCAAAGGCGTTGGTAAGATGCTGATGATGCAGTTGCTTGATGAAGCGCACGAGCGCGGCGAGAAAAGCATGACGCTTGAGGTGATCGTCGGCAACGACGCGGGGCAGGGGTTATATGAGCGGGTAGGGTTTGCCTGCGAAAGAACGCTGGTCGGCTTTCAGGCCCACAGCCCGGCGACGTTTGTCGATACGCAGGCGCTGATGCCGTGCGATCCGCATGAGGTGGCGCGCCGTATCGCGGCGCAGGCGGACGACCTGCCGTGGCTGGTGTCGCCCGAAACCGCCCAGGCGCTGCCGGGAACAGGGTTTTCACTTGATGACCGGGCGTTCGCGATTGTCGCGACCTGCTATGCCCAGCCGCAGCTGCGCGCGCTGTGGGTGGCGCCTGCGGCGCGGCATGAAGGGCGTGCTCGGCGGCTGTTATCGCTGCTGCATGAGCGCTTTCCGGGGCTGATGACGCCGGTGGCGGTGGAGCAACGCCTCGCGCCGCTTTTTGAGCAGAGCGGCTTTCGGATCCAGCCGGTGCGCCAGTACGAGATGCGACACTCGCTTACCTGA
- a CDS encoding MGMT family protein translates to MHNHDTFPQRVYQIVAAIPEGCVTTYGEVARLAGSPRAARQVGGVLKRLPEGSLLPWHRVVNRRGEISLTGPDLQRQRQALLAEGVQVSGKGEIDLARYGWRY, encoded by the coding sequence ATGCATAACCACGACACCTTCCCGCAACGCGTTTACCAGATTGTCGCCGCCATTCCGGAAGGGTGCGTCACAACCTATGGCGAGGTGGCGCGGCTGGCGGGTTCGCCGCGGGCGGCGCGTCAGGTAGGCGGCGTGTTAAAGCGCCTGCCGGAGGGCAGCCTTTTGCCGTGGCATCGCGTGGTGAATCGTCGGGGAGAAATTTCGCTGACCGGGCCGGATTTACAGCGTCAGCGTCAGGCATTGCTTGCAGAAGGCGTACAGGTGTCGGGAAAAGGAGAGATCGATCTGGCGCGCTACGGGTGGCGCTACTGA
- a CDS encoding SmdB family multidrug efflux ABC transporter permease/ATP-binding protein: MRNPGQSWSTLRRLLAYGSLWRKPLGGAVIMLWVAAAAEVTGPALISYFIDNLVAKNQLPLGLVAGLAFAYVLLQILAAGLHYWQALLFNQAAVGVVQQLRTDVMDAALRQPLSAFDTQPVGQLISRVTNDTEVIRDLYVTVVATVLRSAALIGAMLVAMFSLDWRMALVAITIFPAVLIVMTIYQRYSTPIVRRVRTYLADINDGFNEVISGMNVIQQFRQQSRFGERMNAASHSHYLARMQTLRLDGFLLRPLLSLFSALVLCGLLMLFGFTSVGTIEVGVLYAFISYLGRLNEPLIELTTQQSILQQALVAGERVFELMDRPRQNYGHDERPLSSGAIDVDNVSFAYRDDQLVLKDISLSVPSRHFVALVGHTGSGKSTLASLLMGYYPLTAGEIRLDGRPLASLSHGVLRKGVAMVQQDPVVLADSFFANVTLGREIDEARVWEVLETVQLAELARGMSDGIYTRLGEQGNNLSVGQKQLLALARVLVDAPQILILDEATANIDSGTEQAIQQALGAIRQHTTLVVIAHRLSTIVEADTILVLHRGQAVERGSHQALLEARGRYWQMYQLQLAGEELQAAAQEESLSA; encoded by the coding sequence ATGCGTAATCCAGGACAGAGCTGGTCGACGCTGCGGCGTCTGCTGGCCTATGGCTCGCTGTGGCGTAAACCGCTCGGCGGCGCAGTGATCATGCTGTGGGTCGCGGCGGCGGCGGAAGTCACCGGGCCCGCGCTTATCAGCTACTTCATCGACAACCTGGTGGCGAAAAACCAGCTGCCGCTGGGGCTCGTGGCCGGGCTCGCGTTCGCGTATGTGCTGCTGCAAATCCTCGCGGCGGGGCTGCACTACTGGCAGGCGCTGTTGTTTAACCAGGCGGCGGTCGGCGTGGTGCAACAGCTGCGAACCGATGTGATGGACGCCGCGCTGCGCCAGCCGCTCAGCGCGTTCGACACCCAACCGGTGGGCCAGTTAATTTCGCGCGTCACCAACGATACCGAAGTGATACGCGATCTTTATGTCACCGTGGTCGCGACGGTGCTGCGCAGCGCCGCGCTGATTGGCGCGATGCTGGTGGCGATGTTCAGCCTCGACTGGCGCATGGCGCTGGTGGCCATCACCATTTTCCCGGCGGTACTCATTGTTATGACGATTTACCAGCGCTACAGCACGCCGATTGTGCGCCGGGTGCGGACATATCTTGCTGATATCAACGACGGCTTTAATGAAGTCATCAGTGGTATGAATGTTATTCAGCAGTTTCGCCAGCAGTCGCGGTTTGGCGAACGCATGAATGCTGCCAGCCATTCGCACTACCTGGCGCGCATGCAGACGTTGCGCCTGGACGGGTTTTTGCTGCGCCCGCTGTTGAGCCTCTTTTCCGCGCTGGTGCTGTGCGGGCTGCTGATGCTGTTTGGGTTCACGTCCGTTGGCACGATTGAAGTGGGCGTGCTGTATGCGTTTATCAGCTATCTGGGCCGCCTTAACGAGCCGCTGATTGAGCTTACGACGCAACAGTCTATTTTGCAGCAGGCGCTGGTGGCGGGCGAGCGCGTCTTCGAGCTGATGGACAGACCGCGGCAGAATTACGGCCACGACGAGCGGCCTCTCTCAAGCGGGGCGATTGACGTGGATAATGTCTCGTTCGCCTATCGCGACGATCAACTGGTGCTGAAGGATATCTCGCTTTCGGTGCCGTCCCGCCATTTTGTGGCGCTGGTCGGGCATACCGGCAGTGGTAAAAGCACGCTGGCGAGCCTGCTGATGGGCTACTACCCGCTGACCGCAGGCGAAATTCGCCTTGATGGACGCCCGCTTGCCTCGCTCAGCCACGGCGTGCTGCGTAAAGGCGTGGCGATGGTGCAGCAGGATCCTGTCGTGCTGGCCGACTCGTTCTTTGCCAACGTGACGCTTGGACGTGAGATAGACGAAGCGCGCGTCTGGGAGGTGCTGGAAACTGTGCAACTGGCGGAGCTGGCGCGCGGCATGAGCGACGGCATTTATACGCGTCTTGGCGAGCAGGGCAATAATCTCTCGGTCGGGCAGAAACAACTGCTGGCGCTGGCGCGCGTGCTGGTGGACGCGCCGCAAATCCTGATCCTCGATGAAGCGACCGCCAATATCGATTCCGGCACCGAGCAGGCCATTCAGCAGGCGCTCGGCGCTATTCGCCAGCACACCACCCTTGTGGTGATAGCGCACCGCCTCTCGACTATCGTGGAAGCGGACACCATTCTGGTGCTGCATCGCGGTCAGGCAGTGGAGCGGGGCAGCCATCAGGCGCTCCTGGAAGCGCGCGGGCGTTACTGGCAGATGTATCAGCTACAGCTGGCCGGTGAAGAGCTTCAGGCCGCTGCGCAGGAGGAGTCGCTCAGCGCCTGA